Genomic segment of Zingiber officinale cultivar Zhangliang chromosome 11B, Zo_v1.1, whole genome shotgun sequence:
tatatattttttatttaagaaGCTCCAGTTGACTGACAACCGATTAATTGGGAAACCAAATCCTGAGCACTAACTTAGTTTCTTGTCCTCATTAGAATTGATCTAATTGGACAGGAATAAACTAaacttatttattattattatttaatctaaGCTCATTTAATTCAATCTCAGATTTATTGATCAAACCCAGAGTTAATCAATTATTCAATCTAGCCTGAATAAATTAAACTGATatagttaaaccaactaatggtttGAATCAGATTGGAGTATAAAAGAactaacttaatctgattaaacCAACTAATAGTTTGAACCAGATAATTTAATTGAACCAAacttatttaaattaagtttgaaccaaacttatttaaattaagtttgaaccaaacaagttttaaaaaaaactttctttaGTTTTTTCCCTTCTATTTCcacttaagaaaacattttttatTCCTTAAAACACGACCTTTTCGCTATGACGAATGCGGTTGCCCATCATGGTTGCCTATTATCTGCCAATCGAGTAGTCGCCGGTACTTTCTAGTCGCCTATGGCCTCCCTTGATGTGTTCGCCCGcactaaaagagataaaatagaattatcaaaattgaccggatcaaattaccaaatcaaatcatattagtatttggattattctaataattctgttataattattctcagaattattcttagaataattctgttatttattaattagttaattgaccaagtactttttgaacattatatattgtattgtctttaggacaaatatcaatgaacaatagattttattgctctcatattatttcttgctctcatcctattcttcttcttcttacatgcACTCGATATCAATCGCTGCCATCTCCAACTACGTTAACAACCGGCGACGACTACCTCCCACTGTGACGCGGTTGCCGGCCACAGGAGGGTCTCCTTTTCTTCCTTTGCGGCAACTAGTATTTCCTAGCGCCGGACGATGGTGGCAGATCGTGACATGATTGCGATTTCTCTTGGCAAAAGCAAAACGCAACGGAGACAAACTCCATAAGCGATATGTTTGGACAGCAAACAGGGCTAAGAAGGCATACATAGAAACTTCatacaaaaatgaaataaacttaCCGTGCTTACAGAAGAAGTCGTTGTCCTAAGGATCACCATGAAGAAAAAGCCACTGTTCCAATGAAGATCACCATGAAGGAACATTCTGTTATTTCCATAAATCAAATCTCACTCAATTAATAGATGTTCTGCTTTGCACCCATCCTTAGATTGCCTTGTACAAACCTATGTAGGTGTAGAAAATATCTTCCCCTTCCTCGattaatggaggaagatgaagaagtcttaTCCAATTCCTTCTTGATAGAGGAAGTTAAGTGGGTACGTAATGCTCATTCCACCCAACACATGGAGCAGCTAAAAGGATGATACACTATATCGTTGGAACAGTGAATTGTGAAATTTAttatactaaaattttaaaatttaatctttatCGATTTAATGCTAGTGATCGGGTAAGTTCAGTAAATAATCGAAAGAACACCTTGACTAGTATTTTCAATCTTAGGTCATCAATAATTTCATGGACCATAAATAAGCAAATTACTACCGCACTATCCTCTTTAAAAGCAAAATATGTAGCAACAAATTCAGTGACATGCCAAGCGATTTGGATTAGAAGAGTACTTGTAGATCTTCATCAATAACAAAAGGATGTAActactattttttttatgataacaaGGCGACGATTGCAATGACAAAAATATTCAACTTTTCATGGGAAGATTAAGCATATTGATATTCGTCTACATTTTATTCGAGACATAGTTATAAATAAAGAAATTGAGTTGAACTAATGCAACACACATATGATCAACAAGTGGTGAATATTTTGACAAAGTCAattctaaaaaataaatttatttattttaaattgcaTCTtggtatttataattttaaatttaggagGAGTATTGATAAATGATTCAAAATTAGTTAGGGAGTCAGTGGATTGATGGGATACAATTAGTGGTAATAGTGATAGTtaatggtaaaagaaaaatagtcTTTGTTCAGTGTATTTGATAGTAGTAGAGTTAGTTGAGTTAGCACTGACTTAATTGGATTGTATAATTAACCTATAAAAAAACTACATATTGATGAATTAAACATTGAAAATTATTATAATCCACATGTGTTATTCTCCTCCCTTTTTATATATCTAATTAACACTTTCATGAGAACACTAAGTTGAGTCTGGGCACTTGTCTAGCTAGAGAATCTGAGAGATTGAGCCCTTGCATATTCAGGAATGCACGCATCGATATCTCATGTCGGTGGAGTGTGACATTTGATTTTCTAGTCAACTGTGCAGCAAACTATGGTCATCATATTTATAATCATATTTATAAGAGCATATTCACAAACTTTGTGAAAGAtttataaaattgaaaatttttaaaattctttttatatgATTGAAGATGAGGtttgagatttttaatttaagagtaaatttatttttttttctttaacagtggagtcaataattaataatattatcctGTTATAccctttcaaaataattaaaaattgaatattttatgaaataattaaattagaattttttttattttaaaataaatatattagagataagttaaaaaatatatacactataattcaattaaaaatttataagttaaataaatattaaataaaaattataaatttaattaatataaaaaccaaaaaataattaattaatttgttaattAATCCTCTCTATCTATCTCCGCCAGTGAGTAGTTCAGATCGTCCTCAAATTTTTCTGTCTTCGTGTTCCCTGCTGATCGGACgaaccagattacatctcaagatatcatgacatctttaaaatATGTACAGTATCCTTGTGATGTGCAAGACATCTTTGAGATGTAATCTAGTCCGTCCGATCGGCAAGGGGATACAGGGACAGGGAAAtttgggacagaggatccgaactcgcCGGTGAGCCGTTGCTGTAGAAGTAGTCGTAACTTAACTCCTCGATTCCATCTCTGATCTCTATCTATCTCCTCGGACTCTACTTCTTTCTGGACTTTTGATGAATGCTCTCTGTACTCACGTTGCATTGATGCAttcaaatgtttttaaaatgacgACCATGGTTATAAGCGATTGAACTCGGTTAAAACGTAGGGGTTTTGTTCCAATTCTTCCCTGCGCTTATTAGGGTTCATGCTGTTGGAATGGCACTGAATTCTCTATATGATCCAGCTCTGTATGTGCAGTTGTTCAGACGTGTGAACGGTGATAAATGGTCTTGCTTTCTGACTATTGACCAACTTGCCTTTTAGAGTATCTTGCATATTTACTGAAAGTTGAACTTGCTCTGAAGTAATGTGTTAACCTGTAAGAATATATTCTCTGAATAAATTATTCTTTTTATATGTATGTGtgtatatttgttttttttttttaaaagttattttcttgaagaaaatatatagatatatttGATGCCTACCCATCAATAAATAAGCTTAgctttttttaaagtaaattaatATCAGAATATCCTTGAGGTATCCAAATGGTAAGCCATGCAAAGTAATCATCTTCCCTCTTCTATCTCTTGATGTGTACCTGATTATTCACGGATCTGATTTTCTATCTTTTGATGTTTACCTTAGGCAGGGTAACACAGCAAAAAAGTCTGGGTCAAACAACTCGAGTTTGAAAAACTATTACTAGTTTTATAATTCAATCTATTTATTTCATGAATATATACACACCTTTTTATATCAACAACTTCTCCTTACaatttcatatttattgtttGTTCAATCAGAGATAACCTGAAATTAAGAACTAAAAAAAGGTAAGGCATATTTCAATTCAGCCCAGTCATTCTTAACAAACCACTCGAATGGCACGGTAACTAATTAATTATAAAGGAACTTTCCTATCCTAAAGATAATTCGACACATGACATTGATTTTATGATATCTTAAAGCATGGCTAATAGAATAACACGAATGTTTTACGATATACAGGTGCAATATTGATTCTATATTCCATGATGCACTAGTTTAATAGAAGAAAATACATCAATTTTGCATATTTCATGAAGCACCTGCATTAGTGTTCTTCAAATTGCATGCAGATTCAGCAGTTTTTCATTTCAAGATGCACTAAACCTTGGTATATTAATTTATAGGCTTATATACAATGTGTAAATATAAAAACACAAAATATATCATTTCACCAGAGTATGGATAAATATCAAGTCTGCATTAGTAAAGACTTAAGTACAATGCGTGAATAGAATAAACACTAATTATACTCCCACAAAACAGATGGTGAGTAAGAAATGCGATGATCCTAAGTAAAGAAGCCTTAATCTAAGTTTTATCTCATAAACTCTATGAGTAGGTTACGATTTAGTAACAACTTTAACATATACTATAAAATATACACGACGACAGCACAGCGTTCTCTTTACTCTCATTCAAGCAAATTAAGTAACGTCGAGCTTTTCTTTTTCAAAAGAAATTCTTCATCCATGCACCAGAAAATGCATGGATATAAATATTCCTAGGAGTAGACGAACTTTAATGAGTATAAAAAGTAGATGCAAAGACGATATATAGAAAAGCCCATTTGTCGTACATTCCAAACTTTTGCAAGTACACAAGAACACACTGCCAATTCCTGGTTTTAAAAATTTACCAGATTCACAAGCAAATTAACACAAACCTTGTTGATTTAGCTACGTACGTAGACACCCAAATCACACCGctgtaattgattaattaagaacTTAAACTATATGTAATTAATATATGTCATATTTATGTTATATTTTTAGCTACCTAGCTCCCTGCATGCAAGAGCCCTGCAGAGAATGTCCACCAAGCTAAGTACTCAGACATTGCAGCTGTGCTCGATCATACCTGCCGCCGATAAGCCGGCCGTCCGCTGTCGCTTGGTTCCGCCGGGCGACTGATCGTGCTTCGTCGCCTGCTCCAGCACGGCCCTCAATGCGTCTTGGACGGCGGCCATCAGCTGCTGCTGCTTAATGTGGCCTCCGTCGACGTCGCCAATAGCATCGTCCGGATCGTCGTCTTGCTCCTCGGCGTGAGAGACGACGAGGACGTTCTTGACGCGGCCGCCGACGGTGGTGATCTCGGCCTTGAGGACGCGGAGCCGCAGCGCCTTGAGCGCGCCGATGAGGTCCGGGAGCAGGTCGGGGCGGTCGTCGCAGCAAAGCGAAGCTCTGGCAACCAACTTCCCGTCCTCGTCGCAGGCGGATTCGACGGCGACCTCGTCGGCCTCCGTAGGCAGCGGGCTCTCCTCTGCGATCTCCGAAGTCTGCCGCTTCAGCTCCTTGACGTGCTGGATGACCTCCGCCAGCAACGACGCTTTATCCGTCTAATGAATCAAATAATTGATCAAAAGGATATATCGATCgatgaattaattaaataaataatggaATAGTATGAGGAGGCAGAGAGCAGAGGGCATGCGCGTGCATGCTTGATGTTTCCACTTGCGATTTCGTAGAGGAAATGGCAAACTTAGGTAAGGAGATAAAGCTGCAGCTGCGTATAAAGTGCTGCTCTTTTCTATTTAACTTTCTCTATTGGTTTCTTTCTGACAAGAGTGCGCATGTTTGTCTTTCTTAGAATTGGCGCATACATTCTCTTCTCTGACAATATGCACTAGCTACTAATCCCTCTGTTCGCTCTTATTAATCCAATATTCGATATGCATAGCTAGCTAGATACATAAATCTCAAAtaggtaattaattaattaagatgcATATGATATCAATGTTTTGGGTTAACTAATTACATACATTAATTACCTTGGTTGTGTTGGGGAGCATGCTGCGAAGCTTAGCAAGATGGCCGTTGATGCGCTCGCGGCGGCGGCGCTCGGCCTCGCTGTGGTTCTTGGAGGCGGCCAAAGCCTTGGCATCCATGATTTCCTGCGCCGTTAACTTCCCCAGCTCGGCGTGAATGGTGCCGAAGAGAGACGAGGAGGCGGAGGAGCCTTGAATATCCGTCCCTCGTAGGAAACGATTCAACCCCATAAACGCACTGCCGCCGGCTAACTCCATCAGCCCTGCAGGTGACGGATTGGGGTACACGGCACCGGCTCCGTAGAGGGAAGGGGCAAAAGGAGGGAGCGAACCAGGACACACGGCGAGCTCCTGATCAACTTGGTGGAGGGAAGCCGCTGGGTTCGTCGAATGAAATGAAGCTGGCAGAGACGACGACCAGGGTAGATTGGTAGGGTTAATAGCGGCAGCCGCATGATCTCCTCCGGGGAAGAAGCTGCAGGCCCCGTCTCCTCCTCCATAGCCGTGAGCCATGTGATATGGAACTTGATCGAGTACTTGATTCTCCATGGATCGATAATCAAAGTCAAGCCCCAGCTGCTCTCCGGCCGGTCACAGTCACGCACACCCTGCTCTTTAAATGCTGCAATCTTTTTCCTCCCAACTTTACCACTCGGTCTTAATTTGCTTCACTTTTCCTGAGGATAGTACGACGCCATTTTCTAATAAACTGCTGCTTTTGTGTTGCGGGGCGAGGCAGTGCCTGTTGGATATATAATTGCACTGCTCCTACAAGTTACTGACGCTTCTTGAGAGGGTGCGGGGACAAGGCAGAAAAAGAGGAGCAGCGGCGATGGAATTGGAACCGACCGAGCCTGATGAGATCAAAAAGATTGTGGCTACGACCTAGCCATAAAGAATCATACTTTAACAGTGGAAGGGCGAACCGGGGAATGTGTGCAGTACAGTAGTGCAGGGAATGATAAATATTAATTATGATTCCAGTGGTCTTTACTGACCGAGTCGTGCCCCACGTTGTGTCTCCTCTGCGCCTGCTCCTCTTTACTTTCCCAGTTCCACGCCTACCTCCTCCGGAACCACGCAATCATTGTGATGATGCCCATCGTTGAATTGAAGAATCAATCCATGAACAAACTATCCTTTTGCCGTATATTGCATTGTGTATTGGGTATTGGATTGTGTGTGTGCGAGAGAGCGAGAGAGCGAGATAGAGAGAGGGATGTTGAGGCGAGCGCGTGGGTGGGCAAGCACATGCCCATGCCCTCCTGGAGCTGTTTAATTTAAAAGGATGTGGAATGATGCATCCACCGCGGCACCGGCACGGGcaaggccaccaccaccaccacccaccGGAATGGTAGGGACAAGGTGAATGATGATGTCAGAGCCACGCGCGAGTGACGTGGTTCGCGAGACCACTGCCCATCAATTGCTGATTGGGCTCCCGAATGAAGAAAATGCAAGGgccatttattattttttcatggGGAATAATAAtgactttaattaatttcattacTGGAAATGAGGTTAATTTCCTCAAAAATGCTAGTCGATATCTCAATTAGTGTCATTGATTATTTCTGAAGATGATCGATTCGATTTTATGGATAAATTGGAAAACGCACGGGTGGTCAGCTCAGAAGTCGAGTATCTTTTGATTACGTCCTTCATTTggagaaaaatttctacaaatacgtcGTATCTGGGGTTCAAACCGCGGGTGCCTGAGTGACAACCTGGAGGTCCTATTGCGACACCATGGCCCCGAGAACAAAAATAATCccagttagtctcattgattaTCTCTAGAGGTGACCGGTCCGGCTCCACGGAAGTTTTCTATCAGAtatcaggataaatcgagaagcgcacACGAGATAGAAGACTACACGAAGGGTCGCTTATTTCTACCAATTGTGACATTTATTCGAAGGTCATTTTAATCTCGAGCACAAAAGTTGATTTGTCCCGTAATGTGATTGGCAAcgtattgtggcaaaaggcgaatacgtttGCTCTCAtcgcccccgccaacccatccTAGGGCCAACACGAAAGAATATGATGGGCAACACATGAACCATGGATAGTCACTGTGTATAATAATTAATCAGAACACAATCAATCAAACTAATTACTCAACACACTGGTCTAAATCGATTTGATATATGCCTACTATCAGTTCTCCACATAAAGATTTTGACAAATTATCAAATCAAGTTTCGGAATATCGAAACTACGCCTTTGATTTTTTATTGAAATAGGTCAAAATCGATATGTTTGTCTAGTTCTCTTTATTATTTTTCAACATGAATTTTTGATtcgtattttaaaaaaatattgttctCAATATAGTGTATCAAATAATATTTAGTAGAAGACCACACAAAGGGGCGTTTATTTCTACCAATTGTGACATTTATTCGAAGGTCTTTTTAATCTCGAGCACAAAAGTTGATTTGTCCCGTAATGTGATCGGCAATGCATGAACCATGGATAGCCACTGCGTATAAATAATTAATCGGAACACAATCAATCAAACTAGTTACTCATCGCATTGGTCTAAAGCGATTTGATATATGTCTACTATCAGTTATCCACGTAAAGATTTTGACAAATTATCAAATCAAGTTTCGGAATACCGAAACTACGCCTTTGGTTTTTGGTCGAAATAGGTCAAAATCAATATGTTTGTTTAGTtctctttattattttttaacacgAAAATttgattcatattcaaaaaattactgTTCTTAATATAGTGTATCAAATGATGTTGGAGATtatgaatataataaaaaaaaattagataaatatataaGACCTAATTATATATCATTTTGAGTTCTTTAGGTCCATCAGCCAATTTTGGTAGAAACGGCTGATGAACTTAAATAGTTGGAAATGATTCGAAACTAAATtttatgtgttcatctagttctcatgattatatttatATCTTTAAATATTAACTTGATATAttatattgagagtagtgattttaaaatataaattaaatttttttaatcgatTGTTACAATATAACATTTGATTCAGGACCTTCCTGTATTGATTAATAGTATCCAGAATCAATTGTTTTACTTTAGCAATCGATTGCGATAAATGAGAAGGGGCAAAATGGGTATGAGATATATGAATTGGTAATTTTGAAACTTTGGTATGTGATTTAggtatttcaaaattttgtataATCTGTTGAAAGATTTTTCTGTTACATAACTTAATTATCCAACTCACGAAGAAGAATTAACAGGGTTGATTGAGCTTCAAAAACATGGGCAGAATGCATGCGTTATCGATGTTCTTGACATACAAAAATTAAATCGCGCATTGCCAACACCAACTTTAATTTCTTTCAGAGATTTGAACTTGTTTGGCAAGGGTGGACATCGGACACCAATGTATAGCATCTGGAGACGAACATAAGCAACTCGCACTCATGTTATATCGGTCTGTATATCTACTCTCATGCGCTGTAGTTATCCACTTACAAAGCCTTCAGGGGAATGCAAATCCTGTAAAGGGAAATCAGTATAGTTATTGAAGAACACAAATTTTACATTATGCAATTTCCACTACAGATATAGTCTGATCTTACATCATTAATTGTACTCTGCCAAGCATGAGGAATATTTACTGTGAAGACCAGGTTGCCCTCCTTCAGACCACGGGCCTCTGACCCAGCCACTGCCCATGCAAGTGCATGCCAAATCACTAATCTTTAAGGAATTATTTCCGTCTTTTATATTAGAGATAGAGACAAAACTATAAACATGTCGCAAAAACGGtcgttaataataaaaaaataattaatcttgAATTATTagcaatagaaaaataatatctGTCACTTAATCCTTCGCCAATTACCACTACGACATTTAAATATTAGAGATGGAATTAGTGACAGAATAAATTTCGAGATCAAAATTAGGATTAAACTTCGATATCGCATACTCCATCTCACACTACAAAAAAGAAGCTATTTTGTgatgatcttttttttttaattcgtcgtaaaaattatttgtaatgaATTCTAGAATGAAAT
This window contains:
- the LOC122035392 gene encoding transcription factor AIG1-like isoform X2; protein product: MENQVLDQVPYHMAHGYGGGDGACSFFPGGDHAAAAINPTNLPWSSSLPASFHSTNPAASLHQVDQELAVCPGSLPPFAPSLYGAGAVYPNPSPAGLMELAGGSAFMGLNRFLRGTDIQGSSASSSLFGTIHAELGKLTAQEIMDAKALAASKNHSEAERRRRERINGHLAKLRSMLPNTTKVINTDKASLLAEVIQHVKELKRQTSEIAEESPLPTEADEVAVESACDEDGKLVARASLCCDDRPDLLPDLIGALKALRLRVLKAEITTVGGRVKNVLVVSHAEEQDDDPDDAIGDVDGGHIKQQQLMAAVQDALRAVLEQATKHDQSPGGTKRQRTAGLSAAGLLHAGS
- the LOC122035392 gene encoding transcription factor bHLH30-like isoform X3, whose protein sequence is MENQVLDQVPYHMAHGYGGGDGACSFFPGGDHAAAAINPTNLPWSSSLPASFHSTNPAASLHQVDQELAVCPGSLPPFAPSLYGAGAVYPNPSPAGLMELAGGSAFMGLNRFLRGTDIQGSSASSSLFGTIHAELGKLTAQEIMDAKALAASKNHSEAERRRRERINGHLAKLRSMLPNTTKTDKASLLAEVIQHVKELKRQTSEIAEESPLPTEADEVAVESACDEDGKLVARASLCCDDRPDLLPDLIGALKALRLRVLKAEITTVGGRVKNVLVVSHAEEQDDDPDDAIGDVDGGHIKQQQLMAAVQDALRAVLEQATKHDQSPGGTKRQRTAGLSAAGMIEHSCNV
- the LOC122035392 gene encoding transcription factor bHLH30-like isoform X1; translation: MENQVLDQVPYHMAHGYGGGDGACSFFPGGDHAAAAINPTNLPWSSSLPASFHSTNPAASLHQVDQELAVCPGSLPPFAPSLYGAGAVYPNPSPAGLMELAGGSAFMGLNRFLRGTDIQGSSASSSLFGTIHAELGKLTAQEIMDAKALAASKNHSEAERRRRERINGHLAKLRSMLPNTTKVINTDKASLLAEVIQHVKELKRQTSEIAEESPLPTEADEVAVESACDEDGKLVARASLCCDDRPDLLPDLIGALKALRLRVLKAEITTVGGRVKNVLVVSHAEEQDDDPDDAIGDVDGGHIKQQQLMAAVQDALRAVLEQATKHDQSPGGTKRQRTAGLSAAGMIEHSCNV